From the Candidatus Pantoea soli genome, one window contains:
- a CDS encoding DUF6862 domain-containing protein encodes MASKNAVENNALRSKDEKQRQDAQWSLPYLKGERKAQAEQLVSDLQNKSDAFDVALDSACKNLSSSACKGMRQELAAMGRSYDEKLDDQYIGTMGSVYR; translated from the coding sequence ATGGCGAGTAAGAATGCGGTTGAGAATAATGCGTTACGATCCAAGGATGAGAAGCAACGACAGGATGCACAATGGTCGTTGCCGTATCTGAAAGGTGAGAGGAAGGCACAAGCAGAACAACTGGTAAGCGACTTGCAGAACAAAAGTGATGCGTTTGATGTTGCTCTGGACTCTGCGTGTAAGAATCTTTCTTCATCAGCCTGTAAGGGAATGCGTCAGGAATTGGCGGCGATGGGCCGCAGCTACGACGAGAAACTTGATGATCAGTACATCGGTACAATGGGAAGTGTCTATAGATGA
- a CDS encoding contact-dependent growth inhibition system immunity protein, giving the protein MKFNKEQDYWATCYCTNEFLLIETQSGLGITSADPLFPPHLLLPEADDECVGETILQALSNSRTLNNLEDRVAFFDLEKGKEKYAYWIAMLMDKYGYKTKRALFKYMKHCIIHCVNGVIIIRPTRHEKLEAWGSTKGDGIEDVILPADSSPAEIGAGLRHALSRCKG; this is encoded by the coding sequence ATGAAATTTAATAAAGAACAGGATTATTGGGCAACTTGTTATTGTACTAATGAGTTTTTACTCATTGAAACTCAATCAGGATTAGGAATAACTAGTGCAGATCCACTATTCCCTCCCCATTTACTACTACCTGAAGCTGACGACGAATGTGTCGGTGAAACTATATTACAGGCTTTATCCAATAGCCGGACACTGAATAATTTAGAGGATCGTGTTGCTTTTTTTGATCTTGAGAAAGGTAAGGAGAAGTATGCGTATTGGATAGCCATGTTGATGGATAAATACGGTTATAAAACCAAACGCGCTTTATTCAAATATATGAAACATTGCATTATTCATTGTGTGAATGGAGTTATCATCATACGGCCCACTCGCCATGAAAAACTGGAAGCATGGGGAAGTACAAAAGGAGATGGCATTGAAGATGTTATTCTTCCTGCAGACAGTTCCCCCGCAGAAATCGGTGCAGGCCTTCGCCATGCACTGAGTCGCTGCAAAGGTTAA
- a CDS encoding damage-inducible protein J: MSTIHFRIDDETKRLAMQAAERQKMSLTELMRQRAEELAEEERQYQDSEHDVWLEQQITQAFSRYDASESQFISDDEMNSHMDELKAQAARGKL, from the coding sequence ATGAGCACAATCCACTTCAGAATAGATGATGAAACGAAGCGCCTGGCGATGCAGGCAGCAGAACGTCAGAAAATGAGTCTGACTGAACTTATGCGCCAGCGAGCCGAAGAACTTGCAGAAGAAGAACGGCAGTATCAGGATAGTGAGCACGATGTCTGGCTGGAACAGCAGATAACGCAGGCGTTCAGTCGCTATGATGCAAGTGAAAGCCAGTTCATCAGCGATGATGAAATGAACAGCCACATGGATGAACTGAAAGCGCAGGCAGCGCGAGGTAAGCTGTGA
- a CDS encoding type II toxin-antitoxin system RelE/ParE family toxin, producing the protein MTPDVQWEIQAKADREAIFRYLYQEAGVSVASMADDRLVSMVNILRENPQAGVKAGKTAKQRKLVVPRFPFIIIYVAEETVVRILRVLHTSRKIAGRYNRTF; encoded by the coding sequence GTGACACCAGACGTTCAGTGGGAGATCCAGGCAAAGGCAGACAGAGAAGCGATCTTCCGTTATCTGTATCAGGAAGCCGGGGTGTCGGTAGCCAGCATGGCAGATGACAGGCTTGTCAGCATGGTTAATATCCTCAGGGAAAACCCGCAGGCAGGCGTCAAGGCCGGAAAAACTGCGAAACAGCGTAAGCTGGTTGTCCCCCGCTTCCCGTTCATCATTATCTATGTTGCAGAAGAAACCGTGGTTCGTATCCTGCGTGTGCTGCATACATCCCGCAAAATAGCAGGCCGTTACAACAGAACCTTCTGA
- a CDS encoding lytic transglycosylase, with amino-acid sequence MRHKIFYCKKWSVGYKEPITPLTENEARKLHSRGLPYTVLIDSDKEPTCFLEVIKNKKMVGVGFLDEQQKEYLMYQFQLLESGGLFLSMAVYREFAEHEGEGAGILNVSHGTTYIFKEDGSAVVREEQFNPYKLEESQTTVDVTGNYDIFPEFGEYDSLIRKER; translated from the coding sequence ATGAGGCATAAGATTTTTTATTGCAAAAAATGGTCTGTTGGTTACAAAGAACCAATAACCCCATTGACTGAAAATGAGGCCAGGAAGCTACATTCTCGCGGCCTTCCATATACAGTGCTTATTGATTCAGATAAAGAGCCAACGTGTTTTTTAGAAGTGATAAAAAACAAAAAAATGGTAGGGGTTGGCTTCTTGGATGAGCAGCAAAAAGAGTATCTAATGTATCAGTTTCAATTGTTAGAAAGTGGAGGTCTTTTTCTATCAATGGCTGTTTATCGAGAGTTTGCTGAACACGAAGGCGAAGGTGCAGGTATATTAAATGTGTCGCATGGTACTACATATATCTTTAAAGAAGATGGTAGTGCTGTGGTAAGGGAAGAACAGTTTAACCCCTATAAACTAGAAGAGAGTCAAACAACAGTCGATGTGACAGGGAATTATGATATATTCCCTGAGTTTGGGGAGTATGATTCTTTGATCCGAAAGGAACGATAA
- a CDS encoding zinc ABC transporter substrate-binding protein: MKKNEIYVKMLSLALPYIRNIQSLGKKDKGRDISCYFEAELVHNLMHTLLTSDFSEHDLCFLNNQAKYYFEKCNADISPNYNQHIEYIKSLFKMAPDSLRARLLWQGP; encoded by the coding sequence ATGAAAAAGAATGAGATATATGTAAAAATGCTATCTCTTGCTCTGCCTTACATTAGAAATATCCAGTCATTGGGTAAGAAAGACAAGGGGCGAGATATATCATGCTATTTTGAAGCTGAGTTAGTGCATAACCTTATGCATACGCTGCTTACCTCAGACTTTAGTGAGCATGATTTATGTTTTTTAAATAACCAGGCTAAATATTATTTTGAGAAATGTAACGCGGACATATCGCCTAATTATAATCAGCACATAGAATATATTAAGTCATTGTTTAAAATGGCACCCGATAGTTTAAGAGCCAGGCTGTTATGGCAAGGGCCTTAA
- a CDS encoding SymE family type I addiction module toxin, whose protein sequence is MPKLSRPLSALFSTTYYSRCPSLNLKGNWLEEAGFATDTPVTVTVEGGGRTADNTTC, encoded by the coding sequence GTGCCAAAACTATCCAGGCCACTCAGCGCATTATTCTCAACTACCTATTACAGCCGCTGTCCCAGCCTTAACCTCAAGGGTAACTGGCTGGAAGAGGCGGGGTTTGCGACCGATACGCCGGTTACCGTCACCGTTGAGGGCGGAGGGCGGACAGCTGATAATACGACCTGTTGA
- a CDS encoding IS3 family transposase (programmed frameshift) — protein sequence MKKRFSDEQIISILREAEAGVSARELCRKHAISDATFYTWRKKFGGMEVPEVKRLKSLEEENARLKKLLAEAMLDKEALQVALGRKFLTTDQKREAVEVMCEAAGLSQRRACRLAGLPLSTCRYSAQRPAADALLSLRITELALERRRFGYRRIWQLLRREGLHVNHKRVYRIYHLNGLGVKRRRRRKGLATERLPLLRPDAPNLTWSMDFVMDALASGRRVKCLTCVDDFTKECLTITTAFGITGVQVTRILDSIALFRGYPATIRTDQGPEFTCRALDQWAFEHGVELRLIQPGKPTQNGFIESFNGRFRDECLNEHWFSDILHAREIINDWRQDYNECRPHSSLDYQTPAEFAAGWRDGKYEEKPTDITN from the exons ATGAAGAAGCGATTTTCCGACGAACAGATCATCAGTATTCTCCGCGAGGCAGAAGCCGGGGTTTCGGCCCGGGAACTCTGCCGCAAGCATGCTATTTCAGACGCCACCTTCTACACCTGGCGCAAGAAGTTTGGCGGCATGGAAGTCCCCGAAGTGAAGCGGCTCAAGTCGCTTGAAGAGGAGAATGCCCGCCTCAAGAAGCTGCTCGCTGAAGCCATGCTGGATAAGGAGGCGCTTCAGGTGGCTCTGGGCCGAAAGT TTCTGACGACAGACCAGAAGCGGGAAGCCGTGGAAGTCATGTGTGAGGCCGCAGGTCTGTCGCAACGTCGTGCCTGCAGGCTGGCAGGCTTGCCCCTGTCGACCTGCCGTTATTCGGCTCAGCGTCCGGCTGCTGACGCGTTGCTGTCCCTACGCATTACAGAGCTGGCACTTGAACGCCGCCGCTTTGGCTACCGGCGCATCTGGCAGTTACTGCGCCGGGAAGGCCTTCACGTCAACCACAAGCGGGTATACCGCATCTATCATCTCAACGGCCTGGGTGTAAAGCGCAGGCGACGCCGCAAGGGGCTGGCGACTGAGCGGCTTCCGCTTCTTCGTCCGGATGCGCCGAACCTGACATGGTCAATGGATTTTGTCATGGATGCTCTTGCCAGCGGCCGCCGGGTTAAGTGTCTGACCTGCGTGGATGATTTCACGAAGGAGTGTCTGACGATCACCACGGCATTCGGGATTACAGGCGTTCAGGTGACACGCATTCTGGACAGCATTGCGCTGTTTCGTGGCTATCCTGCAACGATAAGAACTGATCAGGGTCCGGAGTTTACCTGCCGTGCGCTGGATCAATGGGCCTTTGAACATGGTGTTGAGTTGCGCTTAATCCAGCCAGGCAAGCCAACGCAGAACGGATTTATTGAGAGCTTCAATGGCCGCTTCCGGGATGAATGTCTGAATGAACACTGGTTCAGCGATATTCTTCATGCCCGGGAAATCATTAATGACTGGCGGCAGGATTATAACGAGTGTCGACCACATTCATCTCTGGATTACCAGACGCCAGCTGAATTTGCAGCAGGCTGGCGAGACGGGAAATATGAAGAAAAACCAACCGACATTACTAACTGA
- the imm45 gene encoding Imm45 family immunity protein, giving the protein MKLIDYKNKSIKRGTIFRLPAVWPYEEWVDFMVIDLFETHGIVVCSGHKAGLILITLPIESASIEGRALSTEWVITNWVKWIYPDCKVEDVYILDGYIATPIE; this is encoded by the coding sequence ATGAAACTTATTGATTATAAAAATAAATCTATCAAGCGAGGAACTATCTTTAGGTTACCTGCTGTTTGGCCATATGAAGAATGGGTTGATTTTATGGTCATAGATTTATTTGAAACTCATGGCATAGTTGTATGTTCTGGTCACAAAGCTGGCCTGATTTTAATAACTTTACCAATCGAAAGCGCGTCAATTGAAGGTAGAGCATTAAGTACAGAATGGGTTATTACCAACTGGGTTAAATGGATATATCCGGACTGTAAGGTTGAAGATGTTTATATCCTTGATGGATATATAGCAACTCCTATTGAATGA